Genomic segment of Pontibacter liquoris:
ACGTCGCTACACGATTTTTGTAAAATAACAGAAGTACCTTTTGATGCTTTTAACGAGGTAAAAGGCGACAACGAAACAGTGGCAGGCCTGATGCTGGCGCTCTTCTCCAATATTCCGAGAGTGGGCCAGGCAACTTCCTACGGCCGTTTCCATTTCACCATCGAGTCGGCGGACTTAAAGCGTGTAAAACGAGTGAAGATAAATGTTGCCACTAAAAAAGAAAACTACCATAAAGTTGGCTAAGCTGAAAGCATTTTTGTGGGTGAGCCTGGCTGCTGCCATGGCCGCCTGCAGTGCCGAGTATACACCCAAACCCAAAGGCTATAACCGCATCGATCTGCCCACAGCGGCCTACCAGTCCCTGCCGGCGCAGCACCCTTATACCTTTGAGTACTCTAAGTATGCCAAGATCCGCCCCGATTCTTCGGGTATAGCGCAGCCGCACTGGATCAACATCATCTACCCGCAGCTGGGTGCCAACGTGCAGCTTACCTACAAAAACATCGGCCACAGCGACAAGGTCCTCAACAGCCTCATCGAAGACTCCCGCAAGCTTACGTCCAAGCACCAGATCAAGGCCTATTCTATTGAGGAATCGGAGATAAAAACACCGGCCGGCGATATAGCCGCTGTGTTTGAGCTGACCGGCGAAGTACCCAGCCAGTTCCAATTTTACGTTACCGACTCCACCGAGCACTTCCTGCGCGGCGCTTTATACTTCCGCACCGCTACCGCCAACGACTCGCTGGCTCCGGTAATTGAATTCGTAAAAAAAGATATTATCCATTTGCTGAACACGCTCAAGTGGCGGGAAGAGAAGTAGGTGTTTATACATGCTTGTTTGATCAGCAAGTATAAACTGATTACCTCGTAGCTGCGAGTGCCTGATTGGATACCTAGCACCAGACACTCGCAGGAGCTGCGCACACTGCGAGGTTTTGAGACTTGATGCACAAGTATAAAGCAAGTATATATAAAGTATAAAGCCCCGGCAGCACTTCAACCTGTCGGGGCTTTTGCTTATTTTTGTACGTATACTTGCCATACTTCATACGGAACCCTTAGCCAAAGCCTTGAGCAACTTTTTCCATACAAAGCTAGAGTACCTGAAAGGCGTGGGGCCGATGCGGGCGGAGCTGTTGCAGAAAGAGCTCAACATGTTCACCTACGGCGACCTTATCCAGCATTACCCCTTCCGCTACCTCGACCGTACGCAGTTCTACAAAGTAGCCGAGCTGGACGAAAGCATGCCGTATGTGCAGGTGCGCGGCCGCATCCGGGGCAAAGAAGTGCTGGGCGAGGGACGCAAGAAACGCCTGGCAGCCACGCTGGTAGACGAGGATGGCGGCCAGCTGGAGCTGGTCTGGTTTAAGGGCGTGCAGTGGATGCAGAAAACGCTGAAGAACCATACCGATTACATCGTGTTCGGCAAGCCCACCGAGTTTAACGGCCGCTATAGTATGGCGCACCCCGAGCTGGAGGAGCTGGAAGAGGAGAAACAAACCTCGGCCTTTCTGCAGCCCGTGTACCATACCACCGAAAAGCTAAAAGCCCACCGCATCGACAGCAAAGTCATCAGTAAGATGATGGAGCACCTGCTAAAAGTGGCGCTGCCACAGGTGCAGGAAACCCTTTCCGAAGAGCTCATCGACCACTACCGGCTTATGGACAAGCGCAATGCGCTGCGCAACATTCATTTCCCGGAGTCGGCGGAGAAGTATAAAGCGGCCACGTTCCGGCTGAAGTTCGAGGAACTTTTCTACATACAGCTGCGCCTGTTCCGGCAAAAGCTGGTGCGCAAAGCCGATCTCAAAGGCCAGGTATTTAACCAGGTGCCCACGCTCACCGACTTCTATAAAAATCACCTCACCTTTGATCTGACCAACGCGCAGAAGCGGGTGGTAAAGGAAATTTACAAAGACCTGACAGCTGGCAAGCAGATGAACCGGCTGTTGCAGGGAGATGTGGGCTCCGGCAAAACCATTGTGGCATTTATTACCATGCTCATTGCGGCCGACAACGGGGCGCAGTCGGTGCTGATGGCGCCGACCGAGATCCTGGCCGACCAGCATTATGTGGGCCTGAAGAAATTTGCCGACAGCTTAGGCATTAACCTGGGCAAACTGACCGGCTCGAGCAAAACCAGCGAACGC
This window contains:
- the recG gene encoding ATP-dependent DNA helicase RecG, encoding MSNFFHTKLEYLKGVGPMRAELLQKELNMFTYGDLIQHYPFRYLDRTQFYKVAELDESMPYVQVRGRIRGKEVLGEGRKKRLAATLVDEDGGQLELVWFKGVQWMQKTLKNHTDYIVFGKPTEFNGRYSMAHPELEELEEEKQTSAFLQPVYHTTEKLKAHRIDSKVISKMMEHLLKVALPQVQETLSEELIDHYRLMDKRNALRNIHFPESAEKYKAATFRLKFEELFYIQLRLFRQKLVRKADLKGQVFNQVPTLTDFYKNHLTFDLTNAQKRVVKEIYKDLTAGKQMNRLLQGDVGSGKTIVAFITMLIAADNGAQSVLMAPTEILADQHYVGLKKFADSLGINLGKLTGSSKTSERKVLHEQLRSGEMKMIVGTHALLEEVVQFQNLGLCIVDEQHRFGVEQRSKLWRKNPRIIPHVLVMTATPIPRTLAMTLYGDLDVSVIDELPAGRKEIVTVHRFDSHRLRVFQFIRDQIKLGRQVYIVYPLIEESEQMENYKDLMDGYESVKRAFPEYKVSMVHGKMKSQDKDYEMQRFVKHETHIMVATTVIEVGVNVPNASVMVIESAERFGLSQLHQLRGRVGRGAEQSYCILMTGYKLSKDSKTRLETMVRTNNGFEIADIDLKLRGPGDLMGTQQSGVLDLLISDLAKDAPILQEARAAAQRVLQADPQLEQAQNQNIRRHIQSLSAYAVNWSRIS
- the gldD gene encoding gliding motility lipoprotein GldD — translated: MKAFLWVSLAAAMAACSAEYTPKPKGYNRIDLPTAAYQSLPAQHPYTFEYSKYAKIRPDSSGIAQPHWINIIYPQLGANVQLTYKNIGHSDKVLNSLIEDSRKLTSKHQIKAYSIEESEIKTPAGDIAAVFELTGEVPSQFQFYVTDSTEHFLRGALYFRTATANDSLAPVIEFVKKDIIHLLNTLKWREEK